The sequence below is a genomic window from Streptomyces sp. NBC_00289.
GCATCGAACTACTCCTCGACGACGGCTCGTTCAACGAGGTCGAGAGCCTGCGCCGGCACCGCGCCTCCGGCTTCGGACTGGAGCGCAAGCGGCCCTACACCGACGGTGTGGTCACCGGCTGGGGCACGGTCGAGGGCCGTACCGTCTTCGTGTACGCCCACGACTTCCGCATCTTCGGCGGCGCCCTCGGCGAAGCCCACGCGCAGAAGATCCACAAGATCATGGACATGGCCCTGGCGGCCGGGGCACCCCTGGTGTCGCTGAACGACGGCGCGGGCGCCCGGATCCAGGAGGGCGTCAGCGCGCTGGCCGGCTACGGCGGCATCTTCCAGCGCAACACCCGGGCCTCCGGCGTCATCCCGCAGATCAGCGTGATGCTCGGCCCGTGCGCGGGCGGCGCGGCCTACTCGCCGGCCCTCACCGACTTCGTCTTCATGGTCCGCGACATCTCCCAGATGTTCATCACCGGACCCGACGTGGTGCGGGCCGTGACCGGCGAGGAGATCAGCCAGAACGACCTCGGCGGCGCCGACGTCCACGCCACCACCTCCGGGGTCGCCCACTTCGCCTACGACGACGTCCGCAGCTGCCTGGAGGACGTGCGGTACCTGCTGTCCCTGCTGCCGTCCAACAACCGCGAACTCCCGCCCACCGCCAAGGGCGACGACCCCGCCGAGCGGCGCACGGACCCGCTGCTGGAGCTCGTCCCCGAGGACCCGAGCCGGGTCTACGACATCCGGGGCGTCATCGAGGAGATCGTCGACGACGGCGAGTACTTCGAGATCCAGCCGGGCTGGGCGACCAACATGGTGTGCGCGCTGTCCCGGCTGGACGGCGAGGTCGTCGGCATCGTCGCCAACCAGCCCGCCTCCTTCGCCGGCGTCCTCGACATCGACGCCAGCGAGAAGGCCGCGCGGTTCGTGCAGTTCTGCGACGCCTTCAACATCCCGCTGGTCACCCTGATCGACGTGCCGGGCTTCCTGCCCGGCGTGGACCAGGAGCACAACGGCATCATCCGGCGCGGCGCCAAACTGCTGTACGCCTACTGCAACGCCACCGTGCCGCGCATCTCCCTGGTGCTGCGCAAGGCCTACGGCGGCGCCTACATCGTCATGGACTCCCGGTCCATCGGCACCGACCTGGCGCTGGCGTGGCCGTCCAACGAGATCGCGGTCATGGGCGCCGAGGGCGCGGCCAACGTCATCTTCCGCCGCGAGATCGCCGCCTCCGACGATCCCGACGCCACCCGGGCGCAGAAGATCAAGGAGTACCAGGCGGAGCTGATGCACCCGTACTACGCGGCGGAACGCGGCCTCGTCGACGACGTCATCGACCCGCGCGACACCCGCCGGGCGCTCGTGCGGGCGCTGGCGATGCTGCGCAGCAAGCAGGCCGACCTGCCGTGCCGCAAGCACGGCAACCCGCCGCAGTGAGCGGGGCCGACGGCGAGCGGGACGCGCTGGTCATCCGCGTCGTCAAGGGACAGGCCACGGCCGCCGACATCGCCGCCCTCACCACGGTGCTGCTGGCCCGCGCCGCCGCCCTGGCCGCGGGCGGGCCGTGCCTGCAGGACCGTACGCCCACCGCCGGCTGGCGCCGCCCGGAACGCAACCCCGCCC
It includes:
- a CDS encoding acyl-CoA carboxylase subunit beta, with the translated sequence MSTDQTGTAQTAAARPSLRDREHRGQWSALERVEELGLIKQAAAHGDPLATERQHAKGKLTARERIELLLDDGSFNEVESLRRHRASGFGLERKRPYTDGVVTGWGTVEGRTVFVYAHDFRIFGGALGEAHAQKIHKIMDMALAAGAPLVSLNDGAGARIQEGVSALAGYGGIFQRNTRASGVIPQISVMLGPCAGGAAYSPALTDFVFMVRDISQMFITGPDVVRAVTGEEISQNDLGGADVHATTSGVAHFAYDDVRSCLEDVRYLLSLLPSNNRELPPTAKGDDPAERRTDPLLELVPEDPSRVYDIRGVIEEIVDDGEYFEIQPGWATNMVCALSRLDGEVVGIVANQPASFAGVLDIDASEKAARFVQFCDAFNIPLVTLIDVPGFLPGVDQEHNGIIRRGAKLLYAYCNATVPRISLVLRKAYGGAYIVMDSRSIGTDLALAWPSNEIAVMGAEGAANVIFRREIAASDDPDATRAQKIKEYQAELMHPYYAAERGLVDDVIDPRDTRRALVRALAMLRSKQADLPCRKHGNPPQ
- a CDS encoding acyl-CoA carboxylase subunit epsilon, encoding MSGADGERDALVIRVVKGQATAADIAALTTVLLARAAALAAGGPCLQDRTPTAGWRRPERNPAHRDPRAWSASGSRGA